Proteins encoded in a region of the Elaeis guineensis isolate ETL-2024a chromosome 7, EG11, whole genome shotgun sequence genome:
- the LOC109506092 gene encoding uncharacterized protein, giving the protein MASYRWAYFRIMTGTILGGILGFYVMHRVETSYKEKMKERLIKYENEMKKRGQLQQQQDDQSKLLPDS; this is encoded by the exons ATGGCGTCGTATCGGTGGGCTTACTTCCGGATAATGACGGGCACCATCCTCGGCGGAATCCTCGGCTTCTACGTCATGCACCGCGTCGAGACCAGCTACAAG gagaagatgaaggagagattGATCAAGTACGAGAACGAAATGAAGAAGCGAGGACAACTCCAACAACAACAAGACGATCAGTCCAAGCTCCTACCAGACtcttaa